The proteins below come from a single Gordonia pseudamarae genomic window:
- a CDS encoding enoyl-CoA hydratase/isomerase family protein, whose protein sequence is MSKVLYEKRGEVAWITINRPEVKNAVDVETHELLSAAFADFRDDPELRVAVLRGSGETFTAGADLKTHAPEWQTVGPMVGRERIEDGLSGITRGPLSRIAKPIIASIDGWCLGHGIELAMACDLRICSDRAKFGTFEVRRGMHSADGGIVRLVNTCGVGFAMEMVLTGEHVSAQRAYAANMVNRVVPHERLAEETELLLRQILRCDQAAIESAKETVLEIVGRPLHDQLRVEAMWGYALCGGNTTVQARSQQFFDKTDQGRAGETATPLNGLA, encoded by the coding sequence GTGAGTAAAGTTCTGTACGAGAAGCGTGGCGAGGTCGCGTGGATCACCATCAACCGGCCCGAGGTGAAGAACGCCGTCGACGTCGAAACGCACGAGCTGCTGTCGGCGGCATTCGCGGACTTTCGGGACGACCCGGAACTGCGGGTGGCGGTCCTGCGTGGTTCGGGTGAGACCTTCACCGCCGGTGCCGATCTCAAAACCCATGCACCGGAATGGCAGACGGTCGGACCGATGGTGGGTCGCGAACGAATCGAGGACGGGCTCTCGGGAATCACACGCGGGCCGCTGTCGCGGATAGCCAAGCCGATCATCGCCTCGATCGACGGTTGGTGTCTGGGGCACGGCATCGAGCTGGCTATGGCGTGTGATCTTCGGATCTGTTCGGACCGAGCGAAATTCGGCACCTTTGAGGTACGTCGCGGGATGCACTCGGCCGACGGCGGAATCGTCAGGCTCGTCAACACCTGCGGTGTCGGATTCGCCATGGAGATGGTGCTCACCGGCGAACACGTGTCGGCGCAGCGGGCATACGCGGCGAACATGGTGAACCGGGTGGTGCCGCACGAGCGGCTTGCGGAAGAGACCGAACTGCTGCTGCGGCAGATTCTCCGGTGCGACCAGGCCGCCATCGAATCGGCGAAGGAGACCGTTCTCGAGATCGTCGGCCGCCCCCTGCACGACCAACTGCGTGTCGAGGCGATGTGGGGATACGCGCTGTGCGGAGGAAACACCACCGTCCAGGCCAGATCGCAACAGTTCTTCGACAAGACCGATCAGGGTCGTGCGGGCGAGACCGCGACACCCCTCAACGGACTCGCGTGA
- a CDS encoding long-chain-fatty-acid--CoA ligase: MWRHKAIRVLPDIARHWARERPDKIALTDGVSSRTYRQFDERSNQIAHALAGAGIGAGERVGYVGRNSIEFWETWLGANKAGVVFVPLNWRFAIPEFVALVDDAGLSLVFAESETAPTMHEVAAAAAAPLRIVEFGAGAGGAGSLEEWISGQSTAEPGTVVPIEATSLLSYTSGTTGRPKGAQITHEAFNNWFMMAALEPTEQYCDDDVVLMVMPNFHLAGSWLTLSGIYHGNTIAVLGQFEPVAFVRAVQTLRPTVMCLVPTVIGLLVHNPDLADADFSSVRRILYAGSAIAPDVIALALERFGCELEQFYGTTETYIITILRPEAHDHPDDPELLTSCGSPFPFVEVKVVDAAGAETAAGTVGEVLVRSPIMIRGYWNNPEATAAAFDGEWYRTGDLGRKDGSGNLYLVDRAKDMIVTGGENVYSVEVEKALSAHPAVAAVAVLGTPSDRWGEQVTAFVVTAPGASAGADELVAHCRPLIAGYKVPKQIIFVEQLPTTPSGKIRKNVLRESVAGELETAGS, from the coding sequence ATGTGGAGACACAAGGCGATTCGCGTACTGCCCGACATAGCCCGTCACTGGGCCAGGGAACGTCCGGACAAGATCGCGCTCACCGACGGTGTATCGAGCCGTACCTACCGGCAGTTCGATGAGCGCTCCAATCAGATCGCACACGCGCTCGCCGGCGCCGGCATCGGTGCCGGCGAGCGGGTGGGGTACGTCGGCAGGAATTCCATCGAGTTCTGGGAGACCTGGCTCGGTGCCAACAAGGCGGGCGTTGTCTTCGTGCCGCTGAACTGGCGTTTCGCCATCCCCGAATTCGTCGCCCTCGTCGACGACGCCGGGTTGTCGTTGGTGTTCGCCGAGTCCGAGACCGCGCCGACGATGCACGAGGTTGCGGCCGCGGCGGCCGCGCCCTTGCGCATCGTCGAGTTCGGGGCCGGAGCAGGCGGCGCCGGTTCGCTGGAGGAGTGGATCAGCGGGCAGTCCACGGCCGAACCGGGGACGGTCGTGCCGATCGAGGCGACCTCGCTGCTGTCGTACACCTCCGGCACCACCGGACGCCCCAAGGGTGCCCAGATCACCCATGAGGCGTTCAACAACTGGTTCATGATGGCCGCGCTGGAGCCGACGGAACAGTACTGCGACGACGACGTTGTGCTCATGGTCATGCCCAACTTCCACCTCGCCGGGTCGTGGCTGACCCTCTCGGGTATCTACCACGGCAACACCATCGCCGTCCTCGGCCAGTTCGAACCCGTGGCGTTTGTCCGTGCGGTGCAGACATTGCGGCCGACCGTGATGTGCCTGGTTCCCACCGTGATCGGGTTGCTGGTGCACAATCCGGATCTGGCCGATGCGGACTTCAGCTCGGTACGGCGGATTCTGTACGCGGGTTCGGCGATTGCCCCGGATGTGATCGCGCTGGCACTGGAACGCTTCGGTTGCGAACTCGAACAGTTCTACGGAACCACCGAAACCTACATCATCACCATCCTGCGGCCCGAGGCCCACGATCATCCGGACGATCCGGAACTGCTCACCTCCTGCGGCAGCCCTTTCCCGTTCGTGGAGGTGAAGGTGGTTGATGCGGCGGGCGCAGAGACCGCGGCCGGCACGGTGGGCGAGGTGCTCGTCCGCTCACCGATCATGATCCGCGGCTACTGGAACAATCCGGAGGCCACCGCCGCCGCGTTCGACGGTGAGTGGTACCGGACCGGTGATCTCGGGCGCAAGGACGGGTCGGGCAACCTGTATCTGGTCGACCGGGCCAAGGACATGATCGTCACCGGCGGCGAGAACGTCTACTCGGTCGAGGTGGAGAAGGCGCTCAGCGCCCATCCGGCGGTCGCGGCGGTGGCGGTGCTGGGCACCCCGAGTGACCGCTGGGGTGAGCAGGTCACCGCGTTCGTGGTCACCGCCCCCGGCGCATCGGCCGGTGCCGATGAGCTCGTGGCGCACTGCCGCCCGCTCATCGCGGGTTACAAAGTGCCCAAACAGATCATCTTTGTCGAACAGCTGCCGACCACGCCGAGCGGAAAGATCCGCAAGAACGTCTTGCGGGAGTCGGTGGCGGGCGAGCTGGAGACGGCCGGGTCGTAG
- a CDS encoding aldehyde dehydrogenase: protein MTIDYGQLYLAGTWTDPAGSDRITAISPTTEETIGSVPRGTEADIDAAVASARTAFDAPDGWARWHPKRRAEALERFAVELESRAAETARRVTIQNGMPIWLAQQFEAGFPALLVRYYSGLMADAPEFETRPGMLGGSALVEKLPIGVVGAIVPWNVPQAITFLKLAPALAAGCTVVLKPAEETVLDAFLMAEAAAAAGLPAGVLNVVPGGRDLGAYLVSHPGLDKVSFTGSTAAGKAISRTCADLLRPVTLELGGKSAAILLDDVDLVASLESFFASTLLNNGQICWLSTRILAPRARYGEIVDTITDLAKSLTIGDPTDPDTKIGPLVSAQQRARVEGYIAKGKAEGARLTTGGGRPDGIDHGWFVEPTIFADLDNNATVAREEIFGPVLSVIPYSDETEAVSIANDSIYGLGGSVWSADADRATAVARKVQSGTVGVNHYVNEPTAPFGGIKQSGFGRELGPEALSSFQVIRTVYLPPAQ, encoded by the coding sequence ATGACAATCGACTACGGACAGCTCTACCTGGCCGGTACCTGGACCGATCCGGCCGGTTCCGACCGGATCACCGCGATCTCGCCGACCACCGAGGAGACCATCGGTTCGGTGCCCCGGGGCACCGAGGCCGACATCGACGCCGCGGTGGCATCGGCGCGGACCGCGTTCGACGCGCCCGACGGCTGGGCGCGCTGGCACCCCAAGCGGCGGGCCGAGGCGCTCGAACGGTTCGCGGTGGAGCTGGAAAGCCGCGCAGCCGAGACCGCTCGGCGCGTCACCATCCAGAACGGGATGCCGATCTGGCTGGCCCAGCAGTTCGAGGCAGGGTTCCCCGCACTGCTGGTGCGCTACTACAGCGGGCTCATGGCCGACGCGCCGGAGTTCGAGACCCGGCCCGGGATGCTCGGCGGATCGGCGCTCGTGGAGAAGCTGCCGATCGGCGTGGTCGGTGCGATCGTGCCGTGGAACGTCCCGCAGGCCATCACGTTCCTCAAGCTGGCACCGGCGCTGGCCGCGGGCTGCACGGTGGTCCTCAAGCCGGCCGAGGAAACAGTGCTCGACGCCTTCCTGATGGCCGAGGCGGCGGCCGCCGCGGGGCTGCCGGCAGGCGTGCTCAACGTTGTTCCCGGTGGGCGCGACCTGGGGGCCTACCTGGTCTCGCATCCGGGGTTGGACAAGGTGTCCTTCACCGGCAGCACCGCCGCGGGCAAGGCGATCAGCCGCACGTGCGCCGATCTGCTGCGTCCGGTCACACTCGAACTCGGCGGCAAATCGGCGGCGATCCTGCTCGACGATGTCGATCTGGTCGCCTCGCTGGAATCGTTCTTCGCCTCGACTCTGCTCAACAACGGGCAGATCTGCTGGCTGAGCACCCGGATCCTGGCGCCGCGGGCACGCTACGGCGAGATCGTCGACACCATCACGGATCTGGCCAAATCGTTGACCATCGGCGATCCTACCGACCCGGACACCAAGATCGGTCCGTTGGTGTCGGCGCAGCAACGCGCGCGTGTGGAGGGCTACATCGCCAAGGGCAAGGCCGAGGGCGCGCGGCTGACCACCGGTGGCGGACGCCCGGACGGCATCGATCACGGCTGGTTCGTCGAGCCGACTATCTTCGCCGACCTGGACAACAACGCCACCGTTGCCCGCGAGGAGATCTTCGGCCCGGTGCTCTCGGTGATCCCGTACTCGGACGAGACCGAGGCGGTATCCATCGCCAACGACAGCATCTACGGCCTCGGCGGTTCGGTGTGGTCGGCCGACGCGGACCGGGCCACCGCGGTCGCTCGCAAGGTGCAGTCGGGCACCGTCGGGGTCAATCACTATGTGAACGAACCGACGGCACCGTTCGGCGGGATCAAGCAGAGCGGCTTCGGCCGGGAACTCGGTCCCGAGGCGCTCAGCTCGTTCCAGGTGATTCGCACGGTGTACCTGCCGCCCGCCCAGTAG
- a CDS encoding NAD(P)-dependent alcohol dehydrogenase, with protein MDVKAAVVPAVGADFEIRTVTLDVPGPGEVAIDVAAVGICHTDLAIRDGHLPFPLPGVLGHEGSGTVTAVGEGVTSVQVGDRVAVSFNSCGRCKHCSRNEPAYCDNFMGLNLGGVRPDGTPPLHDGDEALGSNFFGQSTFATAALANERNVVRLPDDAPLELVGPLGCGIQTGAGAILNSLDVEAGSSVAIAGAGSVGLSAVLAAVVRGAGRIFVIEPNEGRRQLALDLGATDAIDPAAGVVSEQIRALVPEGVDYALDTTAITPVVADLTAALAIRGTIGLLGVPADPTAVLPVPLMLAAAIGISVRGIVEGDADPQTFIPELLDLHRQGRFPFDKLITTMPFDRINEAVAAQLSGEAIKVVLVNS; from the coding sequence GTGGATGTGAAGGCCGCGGTCGTCCCGGCGGTGGGCGCAGATTTCGAGATCCGGACGGTCACCCTCGACGTGCCCGGCCCCGGCGAGGTCGCGATCGACGTCGCGGCGGTGGGTATCTGTCACACCGATCTGGCCATCCGCGACGGGCATCTCCCGTTCCCGCTGCCCGGCGTCCTCGGACACGAGGGCAGCGGCACCGTCACCGCCGTCGGTGAGGGCGTGACGAGCGTGCAGGTCGGTGACCGGGTGGCGGTGAGCTTCAACAGCTGCGGCCGGTGCAAACACTGCAGCCGCAACGAGCCCGCCTACTGCGACAACTTCATGGGCCTGAACCTGGGCGGCGTCCGCCCCGACGGAACCCCGCCCCTGCACGACGGTGACGAGGCACTGGGCAGCAACTTCTTCGGACAGTCGACCTTTGCCACCGCGGCGCTGGCCAACGAACGCAACGTGGTCAGGCTCCCCGACGACGCCCCGCTGGAACTGGTCGGGCCGCTCGGCTGCGGTATCCAGACCGGTGCGGGAGCCATCCTCAATTCGCTCGATGTCGAGGCCGGTTCGTCGGTCGCCATCGCCGGCGCCGGCTCCGTCGGACTCTCGGCGGTGCTGGCCGCGGTGGTGCGGGGTGCCGGCCGCATCTTCGTCATCGAACCCAACGAGGGCCGCCGGCAGCTGGCTCTCGATCTCGGTGCCACCGATGCCATCGACCCGGCCGCGGGCGTGGTTTCCGAACAGATCCGCGCGCTGGTCCCCGAGGGCGTGGACTACGCCCTCGACACCACCGCGATCACCCCGGTGGTGGCGGACCTGACGGCGGCCCTGGCGATCCGCGGAACCATCGGGCTGCTCGGCGTTCCCGCGGATCCCACGGCGGTGTTGCCGGTCCCGCTCATGCTGGCCGCCGCCATCGGCATCAGCGTCCGGGGCATCGTCGAGGGCGACGCCGACCCGCAGACCTTCATCCCCGAACTGCTCGACCTGCACCGGCAGGGCAGGTTTCCCTTCGACAAGCTCATCACCACGATGCCCTTCGACCGGATCAACGAGGCCGTGGCCGCCCAACTCTCCGGCGAGGCCATCAAGGTCGTGCTGGTCAACAGCTGA
- a CDS encoding helix-turn-helix transcriptional regulator — MAAQATLHEPPPTASGDPADRTRSDSPTHTDPACVIEKTAELLAQAGHTRVPDTALTTARSHLESVVGDRRSTGRVRAEALRVLVDVHRTQSRGLQRRRATAVRAISEIRQCMAGLEGLNTAELVHHIPLRLCGNLSFRRAMVSSVSGSTWIPRHLHIADRLPTEQQFLDYVATNRINLQYAPFESEAVRLRAPMLSTSPDSDQRTFKELVEISGCEGYIAAPIVSRGRSIGLLHVDQPDHGRISRTDAEIVGVAAECTSLLFEHALLEERLAASAAQIESGLALVAAELTETGRHTHPMGEEFDEDQATRSARATGHEPSFLTPRERDVMREMITGATNADIARALYISEETVKSHLKQISKKLGTSTRAAAIAKFAQLSRNTVR; from the coding sequence GTGGCCGCACAGGCGACATTGCACGAACCACCTCCGACCGCATCCGGTGATCCGGCGGATCGGACCCGATCGGACTCCCCGACGCACACCGACCCGGCGTGCGTCATCGAGAAGACCGCCGAACTGCTCGCCCAGGCCGGCCACACCAGGGTTCCGGACACGGCACTGACCACGGCCCGGTCGCACCTGGAGTCGGTGGTGGGTGACCGACGCAGCACCGGCCGGGTCAGGGCCGAGGCGCTGCGCGTTCTCGTCGACGTGCACCGCACCCAGAGCCGGGGGCTGCAACGCCGGCGCGCCACTGCGGTCCGGGCGATCTCGGAGATCCGGCAGTGCATGGCCGGCCTCGAGGGCCTGAATACCGCAGAACTGGTTCACCACATCCCGCTCCGGCTCTGCGGCAATCTCTCGTTCCGGCGGGCCATGGTCTCGTCCGTATCGGGGAGCACCTGGATACCCCGTCATCTGCACATCGCCGACAGGCTGCCCACCGAACAACAGTTCCTGGACTACGTCGCGACCAACCGGATCAACCTGCAGTATGCGCCGTTCGAGAGCGAAGCCGTGCGGCTGCGGGCCCCGATGCTCAGCACCAGCCCCGATTCCGACCAGCGGACCTTCAAGGAACTCGTCGAAATATCCGGCTGCGAAGGCTATATCGCCGCGCCCATCGTCTCCCGCGGACGGAGCATCGGGCTACTCCACGTCGACCAGCCCGACCACGGCCGGATCTCACGCACCGACGCCGAAATCGTCGGCGTGGCCGCCGAATGTACGTCATTGCTCTTCGAGCACGCCCTGCTCGAGGAAAGACTGGCGGCCAGCGCCGCCCAGATAGAATCCGGACTGGCCCTGGTAGCAGCCGAGCTCACCGAAACCGGTCGGCACACGCACCCGATGGGTGAGGAATTCGATGAGGACCAGGCAACCCGGTCCGCCCGTGCCACCGGCCACGAACCGAGCTTTCTCACCCCCCGCGAGCGCGACGTGATGCGCGAGATGATCACCGGTGCAACCAACGCCGACATCGCACGGGCACTTTACATTTCCGAGGAGACCGTGAAGTCCCATCTCAAACAGATCTCCAAGAAGCTCGGCACCTCGACCCGGGCCGCCGCGATCGCCAAGTTCGCTCAGCTGTCCCGCAATACCGTTCGGTGA
- a CDS encoding helix-turn-helix transcriptional regulator: MIDRALEAVAGSPDDNLAAELTDVVTAVLGAQLQLQQSAARRTLFGPKALATSLRRVAAQPSTQAVARQGCAELVEVGGFTSASVVEVHPGHYSVIAHTPERDLPEHLAAGIPRRPDGVETTCMETTLTVNATAATATAEFSELLGSTAYSLAPVVHAGRTVGLVHAAGGIDAEPGDEDRHIIGLYGDAMALSYAREVGRARMAAQHSIVARQTEAILEATRKLIDADLHLTGVDEATITRAEDTGQQSRVALTPREQEIMHLIAACATNNEIAERLFISLETVKSHVKKILRKTGSVNRSEAIVRYLESN; encoded by the coding sequence GTGATCGATCGCGCATTGGAGGCGGTTGCCGGATCACCCGACGACAACCTTGCGGCCGAGCTCACCGACGTGGTCACCGCAGTGCTCGGCGCGCAGCTTCAGCTGCAGCAGTCGGCCGCGCGCCGGACACTGTTCGGTCCCAAGGCACTGGCCACATCGCTGCGCCGGGTCGCCGCCCAACCATCGACGCAAGCGGTCGCCCGGCAAGGCTGTGCCGAACTCGTCGAGGTGGGCGGATTCACGAGCGCGAGCGTTGTGGAGGTACACCCCGGGCACTATTCGGTCATCGCCCACACTCCCGAACGAGACCTGCCCGAACACCTGGCCGCCGGTATCCCCCGGCGACCGGACGGTGTCGAGACGACATGTATGGAAACCACTCTCACCGTCAACGCGACCGCCGCGACGGCGACCGCCGAGTTCAGTGAACTCCTGGGCAGCACCGCCTACTCGCTCGCACCGGTCGTCCACGCCGGCCGGACGGTCGGCCTGGTCCATGCCGCGGGCGGCATCGACGCAGAGCCCGGCGACGAGGACCGGCACATCATCGGGCTTTACGGCGATGCGATGGCGCTCTCGTACGCGCGCGAGGTGGGCCGGGCCCGGATGGCCGCACAGCACAGCATCGTCGCCCGGCAGACCGAGGCCATCCTTGAGGCGACGCGGAAGCTCATCGACGCCGATCTGCATCTGACCGGCGTCGATGAGGCCACAATCACCCGGGCCGAGGATACCGGGCAGCAGTCACGGGTGGCGCTGACGCCCCGGGAACAGGAGATCATGCATCTGATCGCCGCCTGCGCGACGAACAACGAGATCGCCGAACGCCTGTTCATCTCCTTGGAGACGGTCAAATCGCATGTGAAGAAGATCCTCAGGAAGACCGGTTCGGTCAACAGGTCCGAGGCGATAGTCCGCTACCTGGAAAGCAACTGA